Below is a genomic region from Mycolicibacterium neworleansense.
CGGGCGGGTAGGGGCGCTTTTCGAACGACTGATCTCCGCCGACCAGGTCGACGCCGAGACGACGCGACTTGCGGGTGGCGGGGCCGGTGTAACGAGCCATTTTCTAAATCCTCCCTAGACCCGGCGCCGCTTGGGCGGACGGCAGCCGTTGTGCGGCTGCGGAGTGACGTCGGAAATCGCGCCCACCTCGAGGCCGGCGGCCTGCAGCGAGCGGATAGCGGTCTCACGGCCCGAACCGGGGCCCTTCACGAACACGTCGACCTTCTTCACGCCGTGCTCCTGCGCCTTGCGGGCGGCGTTCTCGGCGGCCAGCTGCGCGGCGAACGGGGTCGACTTACGCGAACCCTTGAAGCCGACATGGCCCGACGACGCCCAGGCGATGACGTTGCCCTGGGGATCGGTGATCGAGACGATCGTGTTGTTGAACGTGCTCTTGATGTGAGCGGCGCCGTGCGGGACGTTCTTCTTTTCCCGGCGACGAGTGGTCTTGCCGCGCTTGGCGCCCGCGGCCTTCTTCGGTGGTGCCATCGGGGTTACCTAGCCTTCTTCTTGCCGGCGATGGTGCGCTTCGGGCCCTTGCGGGTACGCGCGTTGGTCTTGGTCCGCTGGCCACGCACCGGCAGGCCACGGCGGTGCCGCAGGCCCTGGTAGCAGCCGATCTCGATCTTGCGGCGAATGTCGGCCTGCACCTCGCGGCGCAGGTCACCCTCAACCTTGAGGTTGCCTTCGATGTAGTCGCGCAGAACGGTCACCTG
It encodes:
- the rpsM gene encoding 30S ribosomal protein S13, which encodes MARLVGVDLPRDKRMEIALTYIYGIGRTRSNEILAATGIDKNMRTKDLTDDQVTVLRDYIEGNLKVEGDLRREVQADIRRKIEIGCYQGLRHRRGLPVRGQRTKTNARTRKGPKRTIAGKKKAR
- the rpsK gene encoding 30S ribosomal protein S11 — encoded protein: MAPPKKAAGAKRGKTTRRREKKNVPHGAAHIKSTFNNTIVSITDPQGNVIAWASSGHVGFKGSRKSTPFAAQLAAENAARKAQEHGVKKVDVFVKGPGSGRETAIRSLQAAGLEVGAISDVTPQPHNGCRPPKRRRV